In Phocoena phocoena chromosome 19, mPhoPho1.1, whole genome shotgun sequence, a genomic segment contains:
- the RAD51D gene encoding DNA repair protein RAD51 homolog 4, which yields MGVLRTGLCPGLTQDMAQLLRSRGIKTVVDLVSADLEEVAQKCGLSYKALVALRRVLLAQLSAFPFNGADLYEELKTSTAILSTGIASLDKLLDAGLYTGEVTEIVGGPGSGKTQVCLRVAANVAHGLQQNVLYIDSTGGLTASRILQLLQARTPEEEEQAGALQRIQVVRAFDIFQMLDVLQDLRGTVSQQVTSSSGTLKVVVVDSVTAVVAPLLGGQQREGLALMMQLARELKTLARDLSVALVVTNHMTRDRDSGQLKPALGRSWSFVPSTRLLLDTGQGAGASGSWRMACLTKSPRLPTGFQEMVDIGTWGTPVQSPTLQGDHM from the exons ATGGGCGTGCTCCGGACCGGACTGTGCCCGGGTCTCACCCAGGACATGGCCCAGCTTCTGCGGAGCCGCGGGATCAAGACAG TGGTGGACCTGGTTTCAGCAGACCTGGAGGAAGTAGCCCAGAAATGTGGCTTGTCTTATAAG GCCCTGGTTGCCCTGAGGCGGGTGCTGCTGGCTCAGCTCTCAGCTTTCCCCTTCAATGGCGCTGATCTCTACGAGGAGCTGAAGACCTCCACTGCCATCCTGTCCACCGGCATTGCAAG CCTGGACAAACTGCTGGATGCTGGTCTCTATACTGGAGAAGTGACTGAAATCGTAGGAGGCCCAGGTAGCGGCAAAACCCAG GTATGTCTTCGTGTGGCTGCAAACGTGGCCCATGGCCTGCAGCAGAACGTCCTATACATCGATTCCACTGGAGGGCTCACAGCTTCCCGCATTCTCCAGCTACTTCAGGCCAGAACCccagaggaggaggagcag GCGGGAGCTCTCCAGAGGATCCAGGTGGTGCGTGCGTTTGACATCTTCCAGATGTTGGATGTGCTGCAGGACCTGCGAGGCACTGTGTCCCAGCAG GTGACCAGTTCTTCAGGGACTCTGAAGGTGGTGGTTGTGGACTCGGTCACTGCGGTGGTCGCCCCACTTCTGGGAGGTCAGCAGAGGGAAG GCTTGGCCTTGATGATGCAGCTGGCCCGAGAGCTGAAGACTCTGGCCCGGGACCTCAGCGTGGCACTGGTG GTGACCAATCACATGACCCGAGACAGGGACAGCGGGCAGCTCAAACCTGCCCTGGGACGCTCCTGGAGCTTTGTGCCCAGCACCCGGCTTCTCCTGGACACCGGCCAAGGTGCAGGAGCATCAGGCAGCTGGCGCATGGCATGTCTGACCAAATCTCCCCGTCTG CCAACAGGTTTCCAGGAGATGGTGGACATTGGGACCTGGGGGACTCCAGTGCAGAGCCCAACATTACAGGGAGATCACATGTGA